The following DNA comes from Gemmatimonadota bacterium.
GCGCCCGGCCTTGCCGAGCGATATGTTCTCGTGGTCCGTGTTGCCCACCTGGCCGATCGTGGCGGAACAGGCTTCGGGTACCCGCCGGATTTCCCCGGAGGGCAGGCGCAACTGGGCAAAGCCGCCGTCCCGCGACATCAACTGGGCGGCCCCGCCCGCGGACCTTACGAGCTGTCCGCCCCGTCCGGGCGAGAGCTCGATGTTATGCAGCATCGTACCCAGGGGGATGTGGTCCAGGGGCATATGGTTGCCGCTCCGGATCTCCGCCTGGCTTCCGGACATGACCGTGTGGCCCACCGACAGGCCGAGCGGCGCGAGGATGTAGCGCTTCTCGCCGTCCGCGTAGTGCAGCAGCGCGATCCGCGCCGAACGGTTCGGATCGTACTCGATGGCATGGACCCTGGCCGGGACGCCGGTCTTGTCGCGCCTGAAATCGATGACGCGGTAGCGCCGCTTGTGGCCGCCGCCGCGGTGGCGGGCCGTCGTCCGTCCCAGGTTGTTCCGCCCGCCCGATTTCTTCAGGGGACGGACCAGGGTGGACTCCGGCGTTTCCTTCGTGATTTCCTTGAAGGAGGACACGGTCTTGAACCGCTGGCCGGGGGTCTTGGGTCTGAATGTGCGTACTGCCATAACTTGTAGTCCTCTTCGGGCGATCAGGATCCCGTGTACAGGTCGATGATATCGCCGTCGGCGAGTTTCACGATGGCCTTCTTCCAGTCGGGCCGGCGTCCCTCGAAACGTCCGAGACGCTTTACCTTGCCCTTCATGCGGAGCGTACGCACCGACTCGACCTGCACGTCGAAGATCTCTTCGATGGCCCGCTTGATTTCCAGCTTGTTCACGTCCCTGGCCACTTCGAAAACGTACTTGTTCTGCTCTTCCTGGAGCACGTGGTTCTTCTCCGTCACCAGGGGGCGGGACACGATGGCCCGTGGGTCCTTCGTCATGATTTCAACGCCTCCTCCACCTGCTTCAGCCCCTCGCGGGTGAAAATGAGGCAGTCGCTGCGCAGGATCTCATGCACGTGGGTGTCCGTGGCCACGTTGATGTCCACGTCGACGATGTTGCGGCAGGACTTGTACACGGCGTCGTCGCTTCGGTCCATGAGCACCAGGCACTTCCTGTCGCGCACGTTCATGTTGGACAGCACGGAAACCATCTGCCGCGTCTTCGGCGCATCGAACTCGAGCGACTCGATCACGAGCACGGAACCGCTCTGCGCGCGGGTCGAAAGCACGGACTTAAGCGCGAGGCGCCGCACTTTCTTCGGTATCTCGTACCGGTAGCTGCGGGGCTTCGGCCCGTGAGCCCTGCCGCCCCCGATGCGGACCGGGGACCGTCGCGAGCCCATGCGCGCGCGGCCCAGGCCCTTCTGCCTGAACATCTTCTTCCCGGTGTAGGACACTTCAGAACGGGTCTGCGCGCTGGCCGTGCCCTGCCGCTGGTTGGCACGGTACATCTTCTCCGCTTCGTACATGGCGTGCGCATTGGCGGATATGCCGAAGACCGATTCTTCGAGATCGATCTGGCCCTGTTCCGTCCCGTCGCTGTTGAACAACTTCGCTACTACCGGCATGATTTCTCCCAACGTGCCTTCCGGTCCCGGCCGTCTACCTACCCGGCCCGGTTGATCAGTACGTATCCGTTCCGGTGTCCCGGCACCGCGCCCTTCACCAGGAGGATGTTCTTCTCGGCGTCCACGCCGACCACCTGCAGGTTCCTGACGGTCACGCGCTTGTTGCCCATCCGCCCGCCCATGCGGGTGCCCTTGAAGACCTTGGACGGCGTCGCGCTCTGCCCGATCGAACCGGGATGGCGCCAGCGGTCGCTCTGTCCGCGGGTCTTGTCGCCGCCCCGGAAACCGTGCCGCTTGACGACGCCCTGGAACCCCCGGCCCTTGAAGTAACCCGTCACGTCCACGAGTTCGCCGGTCTCGAAAATGTCCGCGCCGACGACCTGGCCGGGTTCGCAGGCCTCGATATCCTCCACCGCGACCTCCCGGACGATGCGCTGCGGATCGACCTTCGCCTTCTTGAAGTGGCCCTGCAGCGGCCGGGTCGTCTGCTTTTCCTTCTTTGCTTCGAATCCGATCTGCGCCGCCTCGTAGCCGTCGCGTTCCAGCGTCTTCACCTGGGTGACGTAACAGGGACCCGCCTCGATTACCGTGACCGGCACTGCGTCGCCGTTCTCGGCAAAGACCTGGCTCATTCCGATTTTCCTGCCGATCAGTCCGTGCATCTCCTTAGACTCCTACACCCTGATTTCCACGTCCACGCCGGCGGGCAGGTCCAGCTTCAGGAGCGCGTCCACCGTCTGCTGCGACGTGTCATAGATATCGATCAGGCGCTTGTGCACGCGCGTTTCGAACTGTTCCCGCGACTTCTTGTCGATAAAGGGAGAACGCAGGACGGTATACACGGTCCGTTTCGTCGGCAGCGGTATGGGTCCCATGACCCGCGCGCCGGCCCGCTGCGCCGCCTGGGTGATCTCCCGGGCCGACTTGTCCAGCATGGCGTGGTCGCAGGCCTTCAG
Coding sequences within:
- the rplB gene encoding 50S ribosomal protein L2 produces the protein MAVRTFRPKTPGQRFKTVSSFKEITKETPESTLVRPLKKSGGRNNLGRTTARHRGGGHKRRYRVIDFRRDKTGVPARVHAIEYDPNRSARIALLHYADGEKRYILAPLGLSVGHTVMSGSQAEIRSGNHMPLDHIPLGTMLHNIELSPGRGGQLVRSAGGAAQLMSRDGGFAQLRLPSGEIRRVPEACSATIGQVGNTDHENISLGKAGRARWLGRRGYSRGVAKNPVDHPMGGGEGKSSGGRHPVSPWGKKTKGLRTRKKNKKSDSQIIKRRK
- the rplW gene encoding 50S ribosomal protein L23, producing the protein MTKDPRAIVSRPLVTEKNHVLQEEQNKYVFEVARDVNKLEIKRAIEEIFDVQVESVRTLRMKGKVKRLGRFEGRRPDWKKAIVKLADGDIIDLYTGS
- the rpsJ gene encoding 30S ribosomal protein S10 encodes the protein MANQADQKIRIRLKACDHAMLDKSAREITQAAQRAGARVMGPIPLPTKRTVYTVLRSPFIDKKSREQFETRVHKRLIDIYDTSQQTVDALLKLDLPAGVDVEIRV
- the rplC gene encoding 50S ribosomal protein L3 — protein: MHGLIGRKIGMSQVFAENGDAVPVTVIEAGPCYVTQVKTLERDGYEAAQIGFEAKKEKQTTRPLQGHFKKAKVDPQRIVREVAVEDIEACEPGQVVGADIFETGELVDVTGYFKGRGFQGVVKRHGFRGGDKTRGQSDRWRHPGSIGQSATPSKVFKGTRMGGRMGNKRVTVRNLQVVGVDAEKNILLVKGAVPGHRNGYVLINRAG
- the rplD gene encoding 50S ribosomal protein L4, with the translated sequence MPVVAKLFNSDGTEQGQIDLEESVFGISANAHAMYEAEKMYRANQRQGTASAQTRSEVSYTGKKMFRQKGLGRARMGSRRSPVRIGGGRAHGPKPRSYRYEIPKKVRRLALKSVLSTRAQSGSVLVIESLEFDAPKTRQMVSVLSNMNVRDRKCLVLMDRSDDAVYKSCRNIVDVDINVATDTHVHEILRSDCLIFTREGLKQVEEALKS